CTCGAGGAATGGGGCAGCCGGGCTGTCCTGGTCACCAAGGGCGAACAGGGAGCCGTCCTGTGCCGGCCGGGCCGCAGTGCGGAACACGTTCCCGCGCCGAGGGTGGAAGCCGGTGATCCCTGTGGTGCCGGAGACAGGCTTGCTGCCAGCCTTGCAGTGCACCTCCTCGCCGGCCGGGGGCTGGACGAAGCCGCCGTGCTGGCTGTCCACGACGCCGCGGACTTCCTGGCCAACGGCGGGGTGTCTGCCCTCCCCGACGCCGAGGAGCCCGCGCCGGTCCAGCCCCGCATCAGCGATCCCCTGCTGCTGGCCCGCGCCGTGCGCGAAAGCGGCGGCAAGGTGGTGGCCACCGGCGGGTGCTTCGACCTGCTGCATGCCGGGCACGTCCGGTCCCTGGCGGCTGCCCGCGAACTGGGGGATTGCCTGATCGTTTGCCTGAACTCGGACGATTCCGTGCGGCGGTTGAAAGGCCCGGAACGGCCCATCATCGGCCAGCATGACCGCGCCGAGCTGCTGCTCGCCATGGAGTGCGTGGACGCTGTGATGGTTTTCGACGAAGACACTCCCGAGGCTGCCCTGGAACGCCTTCGCCCGGACATCTGGGTCAAAGGCGGCGACTACAAGGGCGCCAGCCTGCCGGAAGCTGCCTTGGTGGAGAGGTGGGGCGGACGCTGCGTTACCGTCCCCTACCACCCTGCACGTTCCACCACCGGCCTGGCCGACGCGCTCGCCAAGGTGAGCTGACGGCCCAGCTGAGCCGACCGCCACCGTGAGCCCACCGGCCCGACGTGGGCCGATCAGCCCACAAAGAAGTTTTGTTTTCCCGATCGAAAGGAACACCATGACTGCAGATTCGAAATCGCCTGGACGCGTGCTCGTCACCGGAGGTGCCTCCGGACTGGGGGCCGCCGTCGTCGAAGCCGTCCTGAAGGCAGGCGGCACCCCGGTGGTGCTGGACCGGGACATCAGCAACGTGTCCGCGGTGAAAGCCTTCGAAGTGGACGTCGCGGACCGGCTGGCCGTGGAGGCTGCAGTGAAGGAAGCCGCGGAATCACTCGGCGGGCTCGAGGCTGTGGTGACGGCGGCAGGCATCGACCGTTGCGGCAAGCTGGCCGACGTCGAGGCCACCGAATGGGAAAAGGTCATCGGGGTCAACCTGATGGGCACCGTCTCTGTGGTGCGGGCTGCCCTGCCCTACCTCAAGTCCTCCCACGGCCGGGTGGTGACTGTCGCCTCGACGCTGGGCAAGCGTGCCGTGGCCGACGCCACCGCCTACTGCGCGTCCAAGTTCGGCGTGGTGGGCTTCAGCCACGCGCTGGCTGCGGAAACCGGCGGGGAAATCGGGGTGACCACCATGATCCCGGGCGGCATGAAGACGCGCTTCTTCGATGACCGCACCGAGCAGTACAAACCGCAGGATGATTCGCGGCTCAACGACCCCAGCAACGTGGCCGAGGCGATTCTTTTTG
This genomic interval from Arthrobacter sp. SLBN-100 contains the following:
- a CDS encoding PfkB family carbohydrate kinase, translating into MRIVVVGDVMLDVDLSGEATRLSPDAPVPVVDVSGVKRRAGGAGLVARMLAGDNWPVTLVTVLGDDDAGRQLETHLAGVRLVSGPSGYPSPVKTRVRAGSHPVVRFDQGCEKTPVPEVSPAMLRAVEKAGVIIVADYGRGLAANPQLRELLARLADEVPIVWDPHPAGPDPVPGVAVVTPNLAEAQKAVQSRGRKEARPTPDSAAEVGGILLEEWGSRAVLVTKGEQGAVLCRPGRSAEHVPAPRVEAGDPCGAGDRLAASLAVHLLAGRGLDEAAVLAVHDAADFLANGGVSALPDAEEPAPVQPRISDPLLLARAVRESGGKVVATGGCFDLLHAGHVRSLAAARELGDCLIVCLNSDDSVRRLKGPERPIIGQHDRAELLLAMECVDAVMVFDEDTPEAALERLRPDIWVKGGDYKGASLPEAALVERWGGRCVTVPYHPARSTTGLADALAKVS
- a CDS encoding SDR family oxidoreductase gives rise to the protein MTADSKSPGRVLVTGGASGLGAAVVEAVLKAGGTPVVLDRDISNVSAVKAFEVDVADRLAVEAAVKEAAESLGGLEAVVTAAGIDRCGKLADVEATEWEKVIGVNLMGTVSVVRAALPYLKSSHGRVVTVASTLGKRAVADATAYCASKFGVVGFSHALAAETGGEIGVTTMIPGGMKTRFFDDRTEQYKPQDDSRLNDPSNVAEAILFALSQPTGCEVREMLICHEEEGSWP